Proteins from a single region of Chanodichthys erythropterus isolate Z2021 chromosome 13, ASM2448905v1, whole genome shotgun sequence:
- the LOC137034163 gene encoding endothelial differentiation-related factor 1 homolog: protein MADSDWDTVTVLRKKGPSASQSKSRQAVAAAQRRGDEVETTKKWSAGQNKQHLVTKNTAKLDHETEELHHQRVPLEVGKVIQKGRQDQGLTQKDLATKISEKPQVIADYECGKAIPNNQVMGKIERAIGLKLRGKEIGQPLEVKSTKK from the exons ATGGCCGACAGCGACTGGGACACAGTGACCGTGCTGAGGAAGAAGGGTCCGTCTGCCTCTCAGTCCAAATCCAGACAG GCGGTCGCTGCTGCTCAGAGGCGTGGAGATGAAGTGGAGACCACcaagaaat GGTCGGCGGGGCAGAATAAACAGCATCTGGTGACAAAGAACACGGCCAAACTGGACCACGAGACGGAGGAGCTTCACCATCAGCGCGTGCCACTGGAAGTGGGCAAAGTGATCCAGAAAGGCCGACAAGACCAGGGTCTGACCCAGAAGGACCTGGCCACT AAAATCAGTGAGAAGCCTCAGGTCATCGCCGACTATGAATGTGGGAAGGCAATCCCTAATAATCAAGTCATGGGCAAAATCGAGAGAGCCATTG GTTTGAAGCTTCGTGGGAAAGAAATTGGGCAGCCGTTGGAGGTCAAATCCACGAAGAAATGA